A section of the Hippea sp. KM1 genome encodes:
- a CDS encoding tetratricopeptide repeat protein, which yields MGKKRKAGKKKNSFSKMSAEREFSRLINLIEKQNFSSADELKDFLDSLMGKSLDDYLPESINKKERAQDLVYEAYEQPVSKAKKLIKQALELDPDNADAYNYLASIEKNVDKAMKLYEKAIELSKKTLGEKIFEKEKGNFWGILSTRPYMRAKAGLAECFYAKGDIDKAIEIYEEMLELNPGDNQGVRYLLSTLLLEKNDLIRFELFMRNLEDEDCANCNFNRALFYFKKFGRISIADEALLYAHNRNRFVIDYMLGIRKLPKEPPQFIGIGDEDEAVAYVFDAWKAWKNTKGAFEWLREFKQKISEFN from the coding sequence GTGGGCAAGAAAAGAAAAGCAGGTAAGAAAAAGAATAGCTTTAGCAAGATGAGCGCAGAAAGGGAATTTTCGAGGTTAATAAATTTAATAGAAAAACAAAATTTTAGCTCAGCTGATGAGCTTAAGGATTTTTTAGATAGTTTGATGGGCAAAAGCCTTGATGATTACTTGCCGGAAAGTATTAACAAAAAAGAGCGTGCGCAGGATCTGGTTTATGAGGCCTATGAGCAACCTGTCTCTAAAGCCAAAAAGCTAATAAAACAAGCCTTAGAATTGGATCCAGATAATGCGGATGCATATAATTATTTAGCCAGCATAGAGAAGAATGTTGATAAAGCTATGAAACTATACGAAAAGGCAATAGAATTGAGCAAAAAGACGCTTGGTGAAAAAATTTTCGAGAAAGAAAAGGGTAATTTTTGGGGAATTTTGTCGACCCGGCCTTATATGAGGGCAAAGGCGGGTCTTGCTGAATGTTTTTATGCAAAGGGTGATATTGATAAGGCGATAGAGATATATGAAGAAATGTTGGAATTAAACCCAGGGGATAACCAGGGAGTGCGATATTTATTATCAACCTTGTTGCTTGAGAAGAACGATTTGATAAGGTTTGAGTTGTTTATGAGAAATCTTGAAGATGAGGATTGCGCCAATTGCAACTTCAATAGGGCTCTCTTCTATTTTAAAAAATTCGGCAGAATATCGATAGCCGATGAAGCCTTGTTGTATGCACACAATAGGAATAGGTTTGTGATAGATTATATGCTGGGTATTAGAAAATTGCCAAAAGAGCCCCCTCAATTTATCGGTATAGGCGATGAGGATGAGGCTGTTGCTTATGTTTTTGATGCATGGAAGGCCTGGAAAAATACCAAAGGGGCCTTTGAGTGGCTGAGGGAGTTTAAGCAGAAAATCTCAGAGTTTAATTGA
- a CDS encoding nucleotidyl transferase AbiEii/AbiGii toxin family protein → MQDLKLKCLLNSAREVLLKLVESGYMRNFVLVGGSALALYLCHRFSEDLDFFTYDDGNFQREEIFGIIDKFESKEIVNISDEQIDAIIEGAKVTFFNAKWRFLKPKKIKNFNIATLEQIAIMKTNTLFLRAKYRDYYDLYFLAQHLSLRQIFELSKDILSGINLKLFITALTFIDDIEDEKLDYLKPAKKLSLKEIREFFEEKIKEEFLE, encoded by the coding sequence ATGCAAGATTTGAAGTTAAAGTGTCTGTTAAATAGCGCAAGAGAGGTTTTGTTAAAACTCGTAGAGAGTGGCTATATGAGAAACTTTGTGTTGGTAGGCGGTAGTGCTTTGGCATTGTATCTTTGTCATAGATTCAGTGAGGATTTGGACTTTTTTACTTATGACGATGGCAACTTCCAAAGGGAAGAAATATTCGGAATAATCGACAAATTTGAAAGCAAAGAAATAGTGAACATCAGTGACGAACAGATTGATGCCATAATTGAAGGTGCGAAAGTTACCTTTTTTAATGCAAAATGGCGCTTCCTAAAACCAAAAAAGATAAAAAATTTCAATATTGCCACGTTAGAGCAAATTGCAATCATGAAGACAAATACACTTTTTTTGAGGGCAAAGTACAGGGACTATTATGATTTATATTTTTTGGCGCAACACCTCAGCTTGAGGCAAATTTTTGAGCTGTCAAAAGATATATTGAGTGGCATAAATCTAAAGCTTTTTATAACGGCTTTAACCTTTATCGATGATATAGAAGATGAAAAATTGGATTACTTGAAACCAGCAAAAAAGCTTTCACTGAAGGAAATTAGGGAGTTTTTTGAAGAGAAAATCAAGGAGGAATTTCTTGAATAA
- a CDS encoding nucleotidyltransferase domain-containing protein, which translates to MKESRILDNLKLETLEDLRNFLRDFFGSEKVEIYLFGSRARGNNTSFSDVDIGLLASKDISDKMTVLRDVLEESNFPYKVDLVDLSSNKELLEIVLKEGKRWL; encoded by the coding sequence GTGAAAGAAAGTAGAATTTTGGATAATTTAAAGTTAGAAACATTAGAAGATTTGAGAAACTTTTTAAGGGACTTTTTTGGAAGCGAGAAAGTGGAAATTTATCTATTTGGTTCAAGGGCAAGAGGGAATAATACTTCATTTTCAGATGTTGATATAGGACTTCTGGCAAGTAAAGACATATCGGACAAAATGACCGTGTTAAGAGATGTTCTGGAAGAAAGCAATTTTCCCTATAAAGTCGATTTGGTGGATCTGTCTTCAAACAAAGAACTTTTAGAAATTGTCTTAAAAGAGGGCAAAAGGTGGCTTTAG
- a CDS encoding HI0074 family nucleotidyltransferase substrate-binding subunit, with amino-acid sequence MALEKLVKDFERALERLKEAYLRAKNSDKDDYYFFRDSAVQRFEFTVEIFWKCIKSYLREIEGIECRSPKSCIKNFFSAGYLNEEGTILLLKMIDDRNLTSHTHREEVAELLFSKLEGYIAQLEEVLLGLQKYMNYNAPVNFIRFLNTSLLKSDKI; translated from the coding sequence GTGGCTTTAGAAAAGCTTGTAAAAGATTTTGAGAGGGCTTTGGAAAGGCTGAAAGAGGCTTACTTAAGAGCGAAAAATTCAGATAAAGACGATTACTATTTTTTTAGGGATAGCGCTGTTCAGAGGTTTGAATTTACTGTTGAGATTTTCTGGAAGTGCATCAAATCTTATTTAAGAGAGATTGAAGGAATTGAATGTAGAAGCCCTAAATCATGCATAAAGAACTTTTTCTCTGCAGGCTACTTGAACGAAGAGGGGACAATCCTTCTCCTTAAAATGATAGATGACAGAAATTTAACTTCTCATACACATAGAGAGGAAGTAGCTGAACTACTATTCTCAAAACTTGAGGGGTACATAGCTCAATTGGAAGAGGTGCTTTTGGGTTTGCAAAAATATATGAATTATAATGCCCCCGTAAACTTCATCAGATTTTTGAACACTTCTCTTCTCAAATCTGATAAGATTTGA
- a CDS encoding transposase codes for MSKKHRKFSSEFKAKVVLELLEGDKSVSEIASKYGILPKSIHQWKKQFLENASLAFENAVPAKKYKEEIREKESQIEALSKALGQATIERDWVLKKLKSLGLKTKKSLVEPKLKNLSITRQTELLGMNRSTLYYKNKPEISEEDIEIMNAIDEIYTEFPYYGYRRDIPPVEKKRL; via the coding sequence GTGTCAAAGAAACACAGAAAGTTTTCTTCTGAGTTTAAGGCCAAAGTGGTCTTAGAGTTGTTGGAAGGTGACAAGAGTGTAAGTGAGATTGCATCCAAATACGGCATATTACCTAAATCCATACATCAGTGGAAGAAGCAGTTTTTGGAGAATGCATCCTTAGCCTTTGAGAATGCTGTCCCGGCAAAGAAGTATAAGGAAGAGATAAGAGAGAAGGAATCCCAAATTGAGGCTCTATCCAAAGCATTGGGTCAGGCTACCATAGAAAGGGACTGGGTATTAAAAAAATTAAAGAGCTTGGGCTTGAAGACTAAGAAGAGCCTGGTGGAGCCCAAGCTCAAAAACCTTTCAATCACCAGGCAAACAGAGCTTTTAGGGATGAACAGGTCTACACTGTATTACAAGAACAAGCCAGAGATTTCAGAAGAAGACATAGAAATCATGAATGCCATTGATGAGATATACACAGAGTTTCCATACTACGGATACAGAAGGGATATACCACCAGTTGAGAAGAAAAGGCTTTGA
- a CDS encoding DDE-type integrase/transposase/recombinase, with protein sequence MRRKGFDNVGKRRITRFMKIMGIRALYPKRKRFKTTELDKNTKAYPYLLNDIIPTKPNQVWVSDITYIRLCKGFAYLCVIMDLKSRAVLSHKLSPTNG encoded by the coding sequence TTGAGAAGAAAAGGCTTTGATAATGTGGGAAAGAGAAGAATAACAAGGTTCATGAAGATTATGGGCATAAGGGCTTTATATCCCAAAAGGAAGAGATTTAAAACAACAGAATTGGATAAGAACACAAAGGCCTATCCATATCTGCTAAACGACATAATACCCACAAAGCCCAATCAGGTATGGGTCTCAGATATCACATACATCAGGCTCTGTAAGGGCTTTGCCTATCTGTGCGTCATAATGGACCTAAAATCAAGGGCTGTATTATCACACAAACTATCACCAACAAATGGATGA
- a CDS encoding DDE-type integrase/transposase/recombinase — protein MDDELVVRTIESAIEKYGRPDIFNSDQGSQYTSNRTIELLKKHNISISMDAKGRCFDNIHMERFFRSLKQENIYPSCYERFKDAKNWNR, from the coding sequence ATGGATGATGAACTTGTTGTAAGGACTATAGAATCTGCTATAGAAAAATACGGAAGACCCGATATCTTCAACTCTGACCAGGGGAGCCAATACACCTCAAACAGGACAATAGAGCTTCTAAAGAAACACAACATATCCATATCCATGGATGCCAAGGGCAGGTGTTTTGACAACATACACATGGAGAGGTTCTTCAGAAGCTTAAAACAGGAGAATATCTATCCAAGCTGCTATGAGAGATTCAAAGACGCAAAAAACTGGAATAGATGA
- a CDS encoding integrase core domain-containing protein, protein MRDSKTQKTGIDEYIHTYNSKRLHSAIGYKTPFEVYGCMSETKENIVA, encoded by the coding sequence ATGAGAGATTCAAAGACGCAAAAAACTGGAATAGATGAATACATACACACCTACAATAGCAAGAGATTACACTCTGCTATTGGATATAAGACGCCTTTTGAGGTATATGGGTGTATGTCAGAAACAAAAGAAAACATAGTTGCTTGA
- a CDS encoding transposase, producing the protein MKPRRRFSNEFKLDAVLLTLQGDRTVKEVSEEMDIPYALLCKWRTKYKKLGEKAFVGKGNISEDRKDIKALERELRIVRQERDILKKALAIFSTHQNKNTDL; encoded by the coding sequence ATGAAACCAAGGAGAAGGTTTTCAAATGAATTCAAGTTGGATGCAGTCCTCCTTACTCTTCAAGGAGACAGGACTGTCAAAGAGGTATCAGAGGAGATGGATATCCCCTATGCTCTCCTTTGCAAATGGAGAACAAAATACAAAAAGTTGGGAGAGAAGGCCTTTGTTGGCAAAGGAAACATCTCAGAGGATAGAAAAGACATAAAGGCTTTAGAAAGAGAGTTGAGAATTGTGAGGCAGGAGAGAGACATATTAAAAAAAGCACTCGCCATCTTCTCAACTCATCAGAACAAAAATACAGATTTATAG
- a CDS encoding IS3 family transposase, which produces MAKKKTKQRKQENEFLLSRIRHIFYLHKKRYGSSRIHAELKKENITCSRRRVAKLMKSANLISIRYKRHRYPENKNSEKIDKYPPIC; this is translated from the coding sequence ATGGCTAAGAAGAAGACAAAGCAAAGAAAACAGGAAAATGAGTTTCTACTTTCGAGAATACGACACATATTCTATCTCCACAAGAAAAGGTACGGCTCAAGCAGAATCCATGCAGAACTTAAAAAAGAAAACATAACCTGCTCAAGAAGAAGAGTAGCGAAGCTAATGAAGTCAGCCAATCTTATCAGCATAAGATACAAAAGACACAGATACCCAGAAAATAAAAACAGTGAAAAAATAGATAAATATCCGCCAATCTGTTGA